CTCGACGCGGTCGCGGTGACCGACCACGACGAGATCGACGCGAGCCTCGAGGCCGTCGACCTCGCGCCGGAGTACGGCCTGGTCGCCATCCCGGGCATCGAGATTTCGAGCAAGGCGGGCCACGTCCTCGGACTCGGCGTCGAGGAGGCCGTCCCACCCGGCTTGCCCTTCGAGGAGACCCTCGAGCGGATCCGCGAGCAGGGTGGTCTCGCCGTCGTTCCACACCCGTTCCAGGAGTCGCGCCACGGCGTGATGGCGCGGATCACGCGCGAACAACTCGGGATGGCCGACGCGATCGAGGTGTACAACTCGCGGCTGCTCACCGGCCGGGCGAACCGCCAGGCCGAACGGTTCGCTCGCTCGCGCGGGCTCCCGATGACGGCCGGGAGCGACGCCCACATCAGCGAGATGGTCGGCCAGGCGGTGACCCGCGTCGGGGCCGACGAGCCCGACGTCGACGCGATCCTCGAGGCGATTCGTGCGGGCCGGACGTCGGTCGAGGGGAAGCGAACCCCCTGGCACATCAGCTTCCGGCAGGCCGCCGGCGGAGCGAAACGCCGGGTGAAGAGCCGCGTCTCGGAGCTGCTCGAATGATCCGCGGAACCGACGCCGCAACGGTCCGCGACGCCCTCGAGCGCGCCGAGTCGCTCCCCGGCACGTTCGGGTTCGCCGGCGAACTCGACGGACGCCTCGTCCGGGACGTCCTGGGACGCGTTCCGCTGTTCGTCGAGCGCGAGGGTGTCGATGGCTCGGTTCTCGGACGCGACTCCTGGGCGTTCTCGCCGACCGACCTCGCCGACCCCGTCCCGTTTCCCGCGGGCGCGGTCGCCGACGGGGTCGAGCGAACGCAGGTGTGGGAGCTGCCAGAGCCGCCCGTGGAAGCCGACCACGACCGGGCGCTCGAGCGGGTCGATCGGGCGATTGGCCGGGCAGCCGAGGCCGTCGACGCGACGGACGTCGCAGTCGCCTTCTCCGGCGGTGTCGACTCGGCACTCGTCGCCGAACTGCTCGACGCCCCGCTCTACGTCGCCGGCTTTCCCGGCAGTCACGACGTCGCGGCCGCCCGGACGGCCGCCGAGGCGATGGGGCGAGAGCTCGAGGTCGTCACGCTCGAGCCGGCCGACCTCGAGCGCGCCGTCCCGACCGTCGCGCGGGCCATCGGGCGGACGAACGCGATGGACGTCCAGATCGCGCTGCCGCTGTACCTGGTCGCCGAGCGAGTCGCCGCCGAGGGGTTCGACGCGCTCGCGGTCGGCCAGGGGGCGGACGAACTCTTCGGCGGCTACGAGAAGGTCGCCCGGCTGGACCACCGGGTCGACGCCGACACCGTCCGCGGGGCGGTTCGCGAGCAGATCCACACGCTCCCGGATCAGCTCCCGCGGGACGTCCTGGCGCTCGAGGCCGCTGGCGTCGAGCCCGTCGCGCCGCTGTTGCACGACGACGTCGTCGACGCGGCGCTTCGGCTGCCGACGGCGCTGCTGGTCGACGGCGAGATCCGCAAGCGCGGGCTGCGAATCGTGGCGGGCGAGTATCTGCCCGATTCGGTCGCGACCCGAGAGAAGAAGGCCGTCCAGTACGGCAGCCTCGTCGCCCGTGAACTCGACCGACTGGCCCGGCAGGCGGGCTACAAACGCCGGATGGACGACCACGTCACGAAGTACGTCGAAGCGCTGCTCGAGGACGGCGTGTAAAGGGAACCGCGGTGGGTGCGGGGACCGGATCGCTCACGGTGCCGGGTACACTTCGACGATCGTCCCGTCCCAGTCGTAGCCGCCCGGTCCGGAGACGACGACGTAGATGGGGAACGTGACGTACTGCTGGACCGGGTAGGTCTGGTAGCCGACGTCGACCTGTCCGGTCGATCGGCCGGGGACGCGAACCGCGGCCTGGTCCGTCAGCTGCGGGTCGTGGCCGACGACGAGCCAGACAGTCGCCTGCCGCGACATATTGTTGCCGTTCCAGACGGTGCAAAACGCCTCGAGGCGGTGCCCACCGCGGACGGTCCAGGCGTCGTCGGACGTCATGTCGACCCGGATCGACCACCCGGTGTGTCGATGCGTGACCGCTTGCTGGTGAACGCCCGTGGGGACGTCCGCCGGCACGACGGCGGCGACGTCTGCAGGCAGCTCGTCCGGCACCTCGTCCTCGTCGGGCTGTCCCGCGACCGTGGTCGCAGCCCCGACGGTCAGGGAACCCCCCACGAGTGCGCCGGCGGCCTGTACCACCGTTCGTCGCGTCGGTTGGTCGTGGTCGGTCATGGCTCTACTGGCGTCGCTGGGTCGAGATCCGCCGATCTCAGCGCGGTTTGCCGCTCGCATCGCCGCCCACTCGACCCAGTTAATTGCTAACACACTACACTATATCGCTCTTTCACTCCTCGGGATTCCGAAGACTCCGCGAATCAACCCTTCTCGGACGACCGCCCTCACAACCGCACGTCGGAGCGTTGACCCACGGGGCCTGCGACGGGTCGGCACTCGACGGTCGGACCGTGCGAACCGACGCCCCACCTTCGCATGGTTTAAGGCCGCCGTGACTGTCGTTCGAGGTATGAGCGACCAGAGTCAGGAACTCGGCATCACCGAGTCCAAATCGCACCGACCCGGCGAGTGGTACGCCGAGGTCGTCCAGAAGGCTGGCCTCGCCGACTACGCACCCATGGGCGGCTTCATCGTCACGAAACCCCGCGGCTACGCGCTGTGGGAGTCCATCCAGGACGCCCTCGACGGCTGGTTCAAGGAGACCGGGGTCGACAACGTCTACTTCCCGATGTTCATCCCCGAGTCCTACCTCGAGCGCGAGAAGGACATCGTCGAGGGCTTCGACCCCGAGGTCGCCTGGGTGACCCAGGGCGGCCACGAGGAACTCGAGGAGCGCCTCGCCGTCCGGCCGACGAGCGAGTCGATCATCGCGCCGTACATGGCCCAGTGGGTCCGCAGCCACCGTGACCTCCCCCTGCGGCTCAACCAGTGGTGTTCGGTCGTCCGCTGGGAGGCGACGGACACGAAGCCCTTTTTCCGCACGAAGGAGTTCATGTGGCAGGAGGGGCACACCGCCCACGCGACGAACGAAGGCGCCTGGGAGGAGGTCTGGACCCGGCTCTACCAGTACGAACGCGTCTACGAGGAGGTGCTCGCGATTCCCGTCCTCCGCGGGAAGAAGCCAGAACACGACAAGTTCCCCGGCGCGGACACCACGACGACGGTCGAGGCGCTGATGCCCGACGGCAAGTCGGTCCAGGGTGGGACCAGCCACCACCTCGGGCAAAGTTTCGCCGAGGCGTTCGACATCACCTTCGTCGACGAGGACGAGAAAGAGCAGACGGCCTACACCACCTCCTGGGGGCTCTCCTGGCGCGCGATCGGGGCGCTCATCATGACTCACTCCGACGACCAGGGACTCGTCTTACCCCCCACGATCGCCCCCACCCAGGTCGCGATCGTCCCCATCTGGCAAGAGGAGACCAGAGACGACGTGCTCGAGTACGCCGCCGGCGTCGCCGAGGAACTCGAGGAAGCGAACGTTCGCGTCGAACTCGACGACCGCGACGAGCGCAACCCCGGCTTCAAGTTCAACGAACACGAGCTCAACGGCGTTCCCCTTCGGATCGAGATCGGCCCCAACGAGGCGGCCGACGAAGAGGTCACGCTGGTTCACCGTCCGGACAACGAGAAGGTCGTCGCAGAGCGCGACGACGTCGCCGAAACCGTCGAGGCGCACCTCGAGACGATCTACGACAAGCTGTACGCGGCCGCGGAGGAGCGACTCGAGGAGAACGTTCGGACGGCCGACAGCCCAGAGGAGATCATGGGGACGATCGGTCGCCACGGCGGCTACGTGAAGGTGCCGTGGTGTGGCGACGAAGCCTGCGAAGAGGCGATCAAGGAGAAAGTTGCCGCGGAGATCGTCATGCAACCGCTGGCCGACGAGGGCGGA
This portion of the Natronobeatus ordinarius genome encodes:
- a CDS encoding asparagine synthase C-terminal domain-containing protein yields the protein MIRGTDAATVRDALERAESLPGTFGFAGELDGRLVRDVLGRVPLFVEREGVDGSVLGRDSWAFSPTDLADPVPFPAGAVADGVERTQVWELPEPPVEADHDRALERVDRAIGRAAEAVDATDVAVAFSGGVDSALVAELLDAPLYVAGFPGSHDVAAARTAAEAMGRELEVVTLEPADLERAVPTVARAIGRTNAMDVQIALPLYLVAERVAAEGFDALAVGQGADELFGGYEKVARLDHRVDADTVRGAVREQIHTLPDQLPRDVLALEAAGVEPVAPLLHDDVVDAALRLPTALLVDGEIRKRGLRIVAGEYLPDSVATREKKAVQYGSLVARELDRLARQAGYKRRMDDHVTKYVEALLEDGV
- a CDS encoding PHP domain-containing protein, whose product is MLSVELHVHSALSYDGRDPVELILEQARAVGLDAVAVTDHDEIDASLEAVDLAPEYGLVAIPGIEISSKAGHVLGLGVEEAVPPGLPFEETLERIREQGGLAVVPHPFQESRHGVMARITREQLGMADAIEVYNSRLLTGRANRQAERFARSRGLPMTAGSDAHISEMVGQAVTRVGADEPDVDAILEAIRAGRTSVEGKRTPWHISFRQAAGGAKRRVKSRVSELLE
- the proS gene encoding proline--tRNA ligase — translated: MSDQSQELGITESKSHRPGEWYAEVVQKAGLADYAPMGGFIVTKPRGYALWESIQDALDGWFKETGVDNVYFPMFIPESYLEREKDIVEGFDPEVAWVTQGGHEELEERLAVRPTSESIIAPYMAQWVRSHRDLPLRLNQWCSVVRWEATDTKPFFRTKEFMWQEGHTAHATNEGAWEEVWTRLYQYERVYEEVLAIPVLRGKKPEHDKFPGADTTTTVEALMPDGKSVQGGTSHHLGQSFAEAFDITFVDEDEKEQTAYTTSWGLSWRAIGALIMTHSDDQGLVLPPTIAPTQVAIVPIWQEETRDDVLEYAAGVAEELEEANVRVELDDRDERNPGFKFNEHELNGVPLRIEIGPNEAADEEVTLVHRPDNEKVVAERDDVAETVEAHLETIYDKLYAAAEERLEENVRTADSPEEIMGTIGRHGGYVKVPWCGDEACEEAIKEKVAAEIVMQPLADEGGSTPGETKRPDEDAVCAVCGEPADQIAYFAKSY